The sequence GGCCCACGCTATCGCTGCCCCGACCAGAGCGAGCGCCAGGTTGGCGCTGGGCCCCGCGAACCCAACGATGATCTCGCCCTGTCGCAGATTCTTGAAGTACATGGGGTTGTACGGCACCGGCTTGGCGTAGCCAAAGATGAAGCCTCCCGCTAGGAAGCCGATCAGGGGTAGCAGAATCGACCCGAACGGATCGATCGACTTGATCGGGTTCAGCGTCAGTCGCCCCGCGTTCTTGGCGGTGGGGTCGCCCAGCTGGTAGGCGGCCCAGCCATGCATGAACTCATGGAACGTTATGGATGGAATCAGGAAGAGAAGCGGCAACACGGACGTGATATCGAAGTTCACGCACGATCCTTTCGCGGTCCGATCAACCCGGCCCTGGTGGCCAGACGTCGGAGATTTGTCAGCTCGGCCTCACGGCCCACGGCGCGCCCGTCGAGGCGGTCGTCGAGAGCACGCGCAAGTATAGCCGAGAACCCGGCGCCGGGACTTGCGCCCATCGCGATGAGGTCGGCTCCGCTTACAGCGAGCCGCACGCCAGCCAGCTCGCCGAGGAAGCGCTCGACGCGCTCTCGCGCTAGCGCGCCGCCGCGAGCCCAGAGCACGACGAGCGTCTCGGCGGCCAGCGGGTGCAGCAGACGGAAGAGCCGGCTGTCCCGCAACCCCCGAGGGCTCTCGAGCGCGCGCAGCACCACCGCGCCCCGCTCAGCCAGCTGGAGCCCGACGGCCGCCTGCTCCCGGCCGATGTGCAAGTGCCGCAACCACTTTGGCCCGGCCTTGCGAGTGCCGCAGGCTGCA comes from Coriobacteriia bacterium and encodes:
- a CDS encoding site-2 protease family protein, with the translated sequence MNFDITSVLPLLFLIPSITFHEFMHGWAAYQLGDPTAKNAGRLTLNPIKSIDPFGSILLPLIGFLAGGFIFGYAKPVPYNPMYFKNLRQGEIIVGFAGPSANLALALVGAAIAWAAVPVLGANEGLAKALYVVGYSLAEINLVLMFFNLIPIPPLDGSSIVPIFLPDSMLRGWYGIQRYAFGILIVLLIGIPYLGSLVGMPGLNPIGWYLEHTALAVLNLLMPR